The Rhinatrema bivittatum chromosome 10, aRhiBiv1.1, whole genome shotgun sequence DNA segment TTTGGGTTTCTTTTTCCAGAGAGCATTGGAGCCCCCTGATGTGCACCATGAGAGACTGCTTTCTGTTTCCATTTTGGGACTCATAGTAAACCTTATAGGCCTGTTTGTTTTTCAGCATGGGGGTCATGGACACTCACATGATTCAGGTATGATGCTTATAGTCCTTGTGGCACTCAGAAGTGTACTACCCTCTGTAGCTTATTTTATGAGGGGGTCTGGATGTttggatttttgtttggttttttttaacacctTAGATATTATAAAGAAAGTGCTAGTTGGTCATTTTCAGTTTCTTCTAGTTTCCCAATTGGGTTACATATCTCCGGACTTAAATTTGAACTGTGCTGGAAGCTGCTTCACAGAAAGACACATTACTTGTTTGGCTACTTATATGGCAGATGCAATGACATTTTTAAAACCTGTGAAatgcgcatatatatatatatttccatattTAGCTTGGTTTGCTGTAAAAATGTCCATTTGTTACAGCAGAAATGGTGATATCTGTTTCATTTTACAAATAGGTTAGTTAATAATGTCACATTTATATAATGAAGTGTACCCTGGCCCATTAATGACAAATTTAGCAATTAAACATCACAGGGACTATTCAGTAGGGATTGttttaaatagaataacattttaTGCAACTAGATTCAGAGTCATCCAGAAAAGCATTTTTCCTAAATCAACCCTGTTCCACCCAATTCCTGCCAAAATTCTTAGATTATTATTAAGATGTGACTAATGAATTAAAATAATTACATCTAAAAagtattgatttgttttatatgttttgccATGGAAATGTTTGCAGGCCATGGGCACAGCCATTCTCTTTTTAATGgctccctcagccatggacacAGTCATGGAGGACATGGGCACAGCCATGAGTCTAAACATGGACACAGTCATAATGACGGACATGGACACAGCCATGGTAAgtttccctgcccccacccaTTTATATATTTTGAAGGAGACATTATTTATTTTCCTGTCCTACTGCTTCACGGTGCATAGAGATTGTTACTTGGGATTGTTCAGGAGAACTTTGATTAGCTTGCCTGGACTTTTGACCCTTTCCTTAGTGCACAAGGGTACAAACACAGAACCCTAGTCAAAGACGTGCTCAAGTCttccagaaaagaagaaaatattcacAAGACTATCCGACTCTCAAAATACAGGGCAGAAGTTTtatgtgttatcccaggacaagcaggatgctagtcctcacatatgggtgatgtcattgatggagccctcttgcggaaaactttctgtcaaagtttctagaaacttttgactggcactctgagcccactgagcatgcccagcatgccatgatattctcagccacaggggtctcccttcagtcttcgtttttccgtgctgattttggcatcgcggagcaggagcctgtgtgagttttctcacacaattctgactaaaaatcagatttaaaaattcATAATTTCTCTCCCATATCGGGGTCTCCCTCATTACCACTGGCCAGTGAGTAAAATATTCTCATTCCGACTCTTTTgagtaaatattttttcttcacaTTTACATTGGCTGTCAACGGTATCATGGCCACGGGATTCAAAAAGTGTCCCAATTGTAatcggaccatgtccattacggacccacacctcgagtgtgtactTTACTTGGGCCAATTGCATGATGTAACATCTTTCCCAAAATGTCCGCTAAAGGTCGGAAGGTGtgacaagaaaagatggaacacttaTTCCATCTTCAACTTTTATCTTCTCCATCGACATCCACTCAGTCATCTCCAGCTGGAGTTTCGAAACGACTGATCCTTAAAAAAAGTTGTCCAGAAGGTTCAGGGGACCGTTTATCACCGACCCCATCTGTGGCATCGACGAAGTCAGCGTCGAAACATCGACATCGCCATCCATCGATTCCAGAATCTCTGCTATTCCCGGAGAAGTCGACCACCAAGCGGTCTCGCCTGCAGGAAACACCGAGGCCTTCGACACCGAGGCGTACACCTTCTGTTGAGGTGCCAGccatcgaacctccacagggccctgtggtaggaCCGATAAcgaccccaccaccaccatgtgTAGCTACTCTGCCTGCATCAGCTGTCATGGAGGAATTGAGCGGATTTATCCGCCAAGCAGTGCTACAAGCGCTACAGGAGCATCGACCATCAATGCTGACACCACTGTCGATACCAGTGCCCGCACCGATGCCAGCGCCTCTGCCAATGCCGATGCCTCTACCGATGCCGGTACCTGTACCAATGCTGGGACCACCCCCAATGACACCGATGCCACTACCTGGGGCTCCAGGTCAACCAGAATTGGATTTATTCCAACTATTAATGGATAGATTTGACGCCATCGTTGGTGCTCTTCCACCAAAGTCTATCCCAACTAAACCGATCGGGGATGTTCCTGGACACAGACCTGTCGATGATCCTCAGCCAGGGCCTTCAGGACTTTTTCAGCCACTGGGAtcttctcccacttccccttccagggaagAGCCATATGACTCATGGGAAGACAAGCATACTGATACTTCCTCGGAAAGCTtcatgtctgacccttctcctccgGAAGGCAGGAAGAAATCTCTGCAGGAAGAAATCTccgccagaggacttgtccttcacgaATTTCATAAAGGACATGGCAGACACAATACCATTCAACTTAGTGTCTGAGGAAGACACGAGACGGCAGACTTTAGAAGTCTTACAGTTCGTGGATCCTCCAAAAGAGGTCCTGGCCATTCCTGTCCACGAGGTGCTTTTGGAGTTGCAACATAGactctgggaacatccatgttcggTTCCACCCATTAATAAAAGAGTGGATACTACCTATCTTGTCCAACATGTTCCTGGTTACCAGAAATCACAGTTGCCACATcaatctgttgtggttgagtcggctcaaaagtacgacctcattcctccactccacCTGGAAAGGACCATAGATTCCTAGACTCCTTAGGCAGAAAGGTATTCCAAGGAGCTATGCTCAATTCAAGGATTGCATCCTATCAACTTTATAGGACGCAATACCAAAGGAATCTATagaagcagatgcaggaacttTTCAACTCCCTACCTCAGCAGTACCAGGATGCAGCTCAGGCTATAATACACAAgggacttgaagctggaaagcatgaagtccaGGCCGTCTATgacaactttgaaacagcttcaaGGATGGCAGCCTCAGGAATAAGTGCACGTCGCTGGGCATGGTTAAAAGCCTCTGACCTTAGGCCTGAGGTACAAGAAAAGCTGGTGGATCTACCCTGCataggtgacaacctctttgggtcgAATGttcaggatgcagtggcccagctaAAAGAACACATGGAGACATTGCGCCAACTGTCGTCAGTTCCGCAAGACTCCTCTTCATCACTGTCTCGCCGTCCACCAAGGAAAGAATCTAGAAAacctttctacaggcagagaCGATACTATCCACCAGTATCCAGGGGTAGATCTTCTCGTCCGCAACAAAAGATCCCAACCCAggacagagtactaccattcggacttgcctcagctcccagagtattcacaaaatgtctggcagtaatagcagcacacttacacaaggaaagtgtccacgttttcccctatctagacgactggctcaccagaagtcaatctcaacaaggagcactaacttctctcaaccgaacaattactctatttcactccatgggttttctcatcaattatcaaaagtcccatctcattccgtctcatctgcttcaattcatcggagcagaattaaacaccatcctctcaaaagcctttctacccgaggatcgggcagaaacactttccctattggcaaactcgctacactcgaagaaacaagcaacagttCATcaatttctaaccttactaggccacatggcctccacagttcatgtcactcctatggcaagactagccatgagaataacccaatggactttaaggtcacaatggatctaagccattcaaccacaattcaagtaacccaccagctacattgatctctactttggtgggcgaacaaggacaacttgcacAAGGGcatacccttccaacaaccagtcccacagataactttaaccacagatgcatccaccttgggttggggagctcacatagacaatctccaaacccagggtacttggacaaaactcgaagcaacatttcaaatcaatttcctggaacttcgagctatacattatgcacTGCAcgcgttcaaagactgcctttcacacgacTATTCTAATTCAAATGGACagcacagtagccatgtggtacctgaataaacagggaggtacaggttcgtatctcctttgtcaagaagccgcacaaatttgggactgggccctgacacatttcatatttctccgggccacttatctagcgggcatccacaacgtaattgcagatcgcctcagtcatcagttccaaccacacgagtggtccctggatcccttagtagcgaccaggatattccaacgttagggacaaccaacaatagaccactttgcatcacacctgaatcacaaagtggacaagttctgcgctctgcacaggcagaagcaccagccagccaaggtcgcctttgctcgcccttggaactcaggcctatacgtgtatcctccaataccgctcataaccaaaactctagtgaagctacaacaggacaagggatccatactcatagccccatattggcctcgacaagtatggtttcccatacttctagacctctcgatcagagaaccaattcgcctgggtgtagctcccactctcataactcaggatcagggtcggttgtgccatcccaaccttcaatccctatccctgacagcatggatgttgaaagcttgatcttacaagcactcattcaaccactgtctctcaagtgcttatagcttcacgtaaaccttcaacaagaaagaactattcttcgaaatggaaaaggtttactttgtggtgcactcagaagaACATAggccctttctcctgccccacaccttcTCTGCTAGatatttatgccatctttcagactctggtttccagacctcatctgtacgagtacacttaagtgcaatctcggtttaccataacaagctgggagatgcaccaatatccatacaacctcttgtcagtagatttatgagaggtttaacttaccttaaaccaccaatatggccaccagtcacagaatggaaccttaatctggtgttaacaaggctcatgtgttctccctttgaacccataacttcctgtgatcttaaatttctcacatggaagactatcttctttATAATTGTTACAACCCTGCCCCATTCTCCTGCATGGGTTTCCTGTTACCAAGGAATCCTGTGGGAGGGGTATGCCCACACACTGATTTTCTCTCCtcttactgctgctgctgtcacagACCCTAGGAGAATGTGATGATGCCCTTGTTGGATGTGTCACCAAGGTAGGCTTGCCTCCTCTCCCAGTCATGACACTGCTGGGAGCTCCTATAGCAGTAGATATGTGCTGGGTTGATCTATGGCTACTCATTAAGGAGAGGGAATGGATGTTCTATGGCCAGACACCCAGACTCCTTCAAGGGGAGCTCCAGTTTGACCTTTCCCTGTCagtctgtatttaaaaaaaaaaaagtccagggaAGATGCGATCATTCAcgtttttcttttctcctccttAGCCTGTACATATTTAAAtaagtcaaagaaaaaaaatcttagcaAATTTGACATTGATGCTCATAATTGCAAGTGCTGATACTTGCCAGCAGAGGGAAGCAGAGCTTAGTTTTTCTGCCAGAGCAATTCTAATTTTTACTTTAGTTTAATCTCTTTTATAACTATTTCCCCAGAAATGTAGGCAAATGCACAAAAAACTTCTATTGCACAGCTGTGCTCATATCCATTAAAACATTTCACTTAATTTACCTGGCCTTTTACCTTTAAAAGAAGAAGCAAAATGGGCTAGAAAAGGATTctcttacatttttaaaaaatgttggcaggagcAGATACCAGAGTTTTTGTTCAGATTTCTAGAGGGAGAGCGATACCGAGACCTATTTTAGCCCTGATACGCTTTAGGTAGTTGTCCCTTTAGCAGACCAGTAAATAACACAAGAATATTGCAGGGTTAATTTTTGCTCCTACCTTCTTTTTCTGTCAGGCTTACAGATAAATTGCAGCCACCTGTTACTGCCAGTATGGTAGTATAAATAGGTTATTTCATTAAATAAACTTTATatttcttttccaaataaaaatacaagaaaataaactttagCAACCATTGTAGATATACCAAATACAATGAAATTGTAATTACAAGCCACCAGCTagaccaataaaacaaaacatagtaCAAGAATAAATAAATTGTCAAATAGTCTATGCAAACTTCATCTCAATATTAAATAGAATTCTCAGAACTTACCTCACATGGAATAATACTTGTGGATATCTCATTTTAAGAGAGGCTAGTTTTTCAATGTGAGCTTTCTCAGAGTTGGGTGCGCCAGTAGCCAATGTTAGAGGTTTTACCATGTTTAGCAATTGTGAATTTGGATAATGGCAATACttagactttttttgttttgctctggGAGATGCATTAAGTTCACTCCAGTATCCCAGCAAGCCCAATAGGCCAGGATCAGCTGTGAAACCCATTATTGGTGTTCTCATCTTTAGATTACTGTACCTTCCTATATGTAGGCCTTCCCCAGAACACCATTCGGGCATTACAgattattcaaaattctgcagctcgcATGCTAACTGGAACCAATATTTGGGATCACATTATACCAGTACTATATTCCTTACATTGGCTTCTGGTACAGTGGTGTATACAAGTTAGCCACCATCATTCATAACCTCCTACACAATCACCTCTCTAGTTAAGCTCCATGCCCCCAGTAGAGCCCTTTGTCCCTCTTGTCAACTCCTCTTCAACATTCCTTTTTCACGGCAAGCTCTCCTTGCATCTACATACAATACAGCCTTTTTGATAGCTGGCCCTGTTTTCTGGGATAGTCTCCATTCAGGTTGGCAGTATTGAAGAGCCCAAATAATTCACAAAAGCCCTTGAGTCATTCCTATTTCTCACTGCTTTTAAACCTCCTTACTGCTAAGACTGCCAGGCTCCTATATTTCATTTCCCTGGCTTCCTCTTATATTTTGTCAAGTTTCTGATCTTCAGCAGAACTTTATCCTTGTACATCACTCCCACTGTACCAGCAATGCTCATGTCAGTCCATTTCTTATTGTTggtttttatgcatgtttttatgaACCGTGCTCCCAACTTTGACGGGTGCAGGTAACAATTGAAtttacattaataaataaaatgttgtgaAACACATCGCACCAGAAATTCTTTTGGTCTACATCCCTGCCAATAGCGAGGGCTGGACTGAGGATTAAACCTGGAGAAGAAAGCAGGTATCTTATATGCTCGATGGAATAGATGAAACACTGTCTGAGTGCCTGCAGCAATTTGATGTCATGTAGCCTTCACTCTGTTCCCGAGTGAATGGAGAGTCCCTCATTCCATCTACAAACATGGATTTCAAGTGTATTTTTGTTGCTATAATTCTCTAGTATCCCATTATAAATAGAAGTTATCATGCTTCTCTAGTTCCCGTTCCCCAGTAATGCCATTTCCTCATTGTTTGGACTTCAGAAGagtatttttattttgcaggtaAATAAAATGTATCTACAGGACTTTCATATTTATGACAGTCCTGGTTTAATTTACTCTGAGGGCCATGGTTGCCAATAAATCTAAGACCCTGCTCCTTCCATAATGCACGCCTAGCAGGAAAAAGTACAGATAGAAACTGTTGGACTATTATGTATAGAGGACATTTGAGAAAGATTCTCACTCTCAACCCTCAACTTAGAGCATGACACTTGCCAGATGGTTAAGGTACGAGGAATGATGAGACTTCTCTGCAAATATGCTTTAGTTTTCTTTTAGATTCTTTCAAGGTTTTCCCTAGGGCCTTTTTAAAGACAAAGTTCCCCAAAATGTAGCAAAAAGGTACGGAAATAGTCCAAATTCTACTGCATGCCACtgacctgatttaaaaaaaaacaaaccccttccAAGTGCAGCTTGATATGGTGCCTGTACATATTCCATTCTGTGAACTCCAAAAGGAAGCTCGCTTTGACACAGTGCAAGTATTAAAAAGAGCATGGTAACAGATTATGGCTAGCATACTCTGGTTTAAGAGTGAGGCTTATTTATGTCATGGCATGTGGAAATGAAACTCATTTGGCGTCCCTATCTGAAAGAGAGATTTTTAAGTTAATGGCTTTCCATATAGGAGGTTTATGGCTGATGTGCTGCCCAATGGAATGAGCAGTTAATAAAAAGGGGAAAGCGAGCATATCCTATTAAAGTGTATGCTTGTTTTGGTAATGGCACTGAATCCTTTCTAAAGAGCTGGAGGCAGATATATCAGATTATGTCATTGCAAGCATTGCCCCtgtctcgctcccccccccccccattaataaACCAGCAGTCTATTTGCATTGGAACTAACACTTGATAAATGTGGCCATGTGGCTCAAGGCAAGGGGGCTTGGGTGGCAGTAGTTAGTTATGGGTTTGTGTCTTCCTTTCATTGCTTTCTAGACCTATTATTCTCTGGCATTTACACTGTCTGCTTCCAATATTTGGTGGAGCATTTTAGTTTTCTGGGGTGGGAGGGATTTCTCCCTTTGCATATGCTTTGGATGTGGCACATGTTTACATATGCATATCTGATTTTAAGGTTACATTTGATTGTAACAGCAAATGTAACCCCCTGTATCTTTCACTGTACTAAATTCTATGTACACACAATTCTGAATATTACAGCAGCTCATTCAAATTGAAATTCTATCcgtaaatattttaaacattacaCCTGACAAATAACACAAACTTGCGTAAAGCTGTTGTCCCACAATTATTCTGATGCAAATTTAGAAGGAAATAGAACTTGACAACCACAGTGGAGTTGCATGATTGGCAGCGCACAcctgtaacatttctgcattttCTTTCACTCAGACTGGAATCATTTCCACTCAGACTGGAATCATTTCCATGCTAATGGCATCCTTTCTGTGTTTGTTTCTAGGTGTGTATTGCACATTGTTGCAGATCCCCTTGGCAGTGTTGGCGTAATCATATCTGCATTTCTTATGCAGAGATATGGTCTAATGATAGCAGATCCTATCTGCTCGATGCTTATCACCCTCCTTAGAGGAGCAAGGTAGGTCTTAGTCCAAGATCtgcttatataaaaaaaaaccattttcacAGGGCTAGAATATGGAGTGAAATCACATAACCATTGAGTTTAGTTTTCAGTTTAATATAtcctatcttttatttttatgtttgttcTTATCATTTATCTGCTAAGCAGTGCTGGATGTAGGGCAAATAGTACCCCAAATGATCCCTGTTCATCAAGGGTAAAGGATAAATCAGTCagattgggaggaggagggagaagtgtgaactttccctccccctcacatTGACATGGATTAGTAGTGGTGGGCACACTTTATCTCTCCACCCTGACCGTAGCACTCTCCCCATTCCCCTACCACTCTAGTGCTGGCCTTAGAAATATGGACATAACCATTCTCTAGATACAGAAATGCTGCacctacagaataaaaagacatatttttttttatttctatcgATCATGTATCTCTGGATCACACATCgccagcagaactgagccaaaaaatgtccaacacaaatttcaaatttttgtcCAAATAACCAAGAAGTAGAGCACACCCTTAGACTTTGCATACTTTGGCCTGCCATTAACTGCATGTGGCAACTTGGCTATAAGtcattacaagaaaaactcccAAGGGCCCTATATGCAATGAAGCAAGCCCTGGCCAGTTCTAGCCACTCAGCAAAACTATTTTGAAATCATTTGATGGCATTGCAGCAACAATGTTTGAAATTGGGTACAAGATCTTAATCCTATAATAATTAATACCTCTATAGATTACACAAAAtatacccacaagtttcatttaACTGTTGGAGACAAATACCAAATAAAGAGACcttaaagcataaatagaaatgtccagacaaaaactgaactgtaaattaCAAGCCAGACAATGTCTGCAGTGCAGcattaccatttctcataaaatatcaaacaaaatgaatcataatagtaaaaccatactaataaaaagaataaatatttcaaaacatatgatgaataaaacatccattaataaaaaaaatgttaatttcccaaaacaccaataaatatttcaaaacagcagaatcatcaaataacacccaataattaaaacctaaTAAGAATTAAGAAATCTctgctctctccatacctgggatcttttgatttccagtcaccctgagattgtcgggATTGGAGGAGATGGGAGCAGCATAAATActagtctcactctctctcacactctttcATTCTCGTATATGCTCCTTCTCTGTCATATATACAGATGCTCACTCCCTCATACATGCACGCACACAGGCTCATTTACactttcattctcacacacttcTTCACTCATGCTTTTAcactcctctctcacatacacaggctctctttctctctctcatacacacacacacaaacgcacatatacgggcggattttaaaagccctgctcgcgtaaatccgcccggatttatgcgagcagggccctcgcgcgccagcgcgcctattttgcctaggccgccggtgcgcgcagagccccgggacgcgcgtaggtcccggggtttttttgaagggggcgtgttgggggcggggccgaatgacgcggcgtttcggggcgggacgcggcgtttcaggggcgggcccgggggcgtggtccaggcctccggaccagcccctgggtcggatgacggcgcaccagcagtctgctggcgcgcgtagatttacgtctgcttctagcaggcgtaaatctagggacaaaggtaagggggagttttagatagggccgggggggtgggttaggtaggggaagggaggggaggggaaggtgaggggagggcgaaagaaagttccctctgaggccgctccgatttcggtgcggcctcggagggaacggaggcaggctgcgtggctcggcgcgcgcaggctgcccaaaatcggcagccttgcacgcgccgatccaggattttataagatacgcgcggctatgcgcgtatcttataaaatccagcgtacttttgttggcgcctgctgcgccaacaaaagtacgcgatcgcacttttttaaaaaatctaccccatattgtgtgtgtatgtgtgagaaacctgtatgagggagagagagtgctcatacacatacatataagtGCATGCACACACTCCCATTtttacatgttcattctctcacccactctctctctcatacacagcctctctctccccctcactctcacacacatgcattctcaaGGCTTCTCCCTCTCATTGTGCTGAGCAGGATGGGATCCAGCACAGCCTCACCGGTTCTTATCTTTGGGccaccatgccccagatgtacctcTCTTCGGGTTGCGACAAAGCTGGGTCTGCTGTGGCCCCGCTGGCCTTCTCTTCAGGCTGCAGCTGGCTGGGTGATGCCCAGGGAGCCCTCAACGCACGGTGCCTAGGcgactatagaaacatagaaatgacggcagaagaagaccaaacggtccatctagtctgccctgcaagcaaATTGAGTGATAAGAGTTTACTCACCTTCCTGGGATGCCTGCAGTGCGGCTGTCTCTTCCTCTGCCCCCATGGGAGTGCCATCTCGTGCAATTGCATGCTATGTACATACACTAGTGCCAGGCCTATTGACGTTAACACTTTTAGCTTTTTAGTTCTGGGATACATCTTTGTTTTAGTTGGGGAGATTATAGTAGCCCTCCTTGCTTTGttgctttctcttcctccctaGCCAATTTCATTCTAAGTAATCCATTAATGGATTGACTTTTTTCCCCAAACACTGATTTGTTTTTTGAACACCTAATTTGAAAATGATCAGTAGTATGAAATCAAATAT contains these protein-coding regions:
- the SLC30A7 gene encoding LOW QUALITY PROTEIN: zinc transporter 7 (The sequence of the model RefSeq protein was modified relative to this genomic sequence to represent the inferred CDS: deleted 1 base in 1 codon) gives rise to the protein MWLESECGLGWISDSFHTALLAGLVASVISKWESNDAFSSGYVRAEVLAGFVNGLFLIFTAFFIFSEGIERALEPPDVHHERLLSVSILGLIVNLIGLFVFQHGGHGHSHDSGHGHSHSLFNGSLSHGHSHGGHGHSHESKHGHSHNDGHGHSHDWNHFHSDWNHFHANGILSVFVSRCVLHIVADPLGSVGVIISAFLMQRYGLMIADPICSMLITLLRGASVIPLLRQSIGVLMQRTPPSLDYALPQCYQRAGVRQLYVQIDFATM